The following coding sequences lie in one Verrucomicrobiota bacterium genomic window:
- a CDS encoding aspartate-semialdehyde dehydrogenase has protein sequence MGKHFTVAIAGATGAVGIELLRLLEQRAFPVRDLKLLASPKSAGKRLRFRGEELPVETLSEGSFNNVDFALFSAGASTSKTFAPAAVQAGATVIDNSSAFRMEPAVPLVVPEINADDARYHAGIIANPNCTTIISLMALCPLHRAFGLNRVVAASYQAVSGAGAKGIIELKSQVEADAAQAPAAAVFPHPIAFNVIPQVDAFLADGYTKEEHKFVNESRKILHLPDLRASITCVRVPVYRSHAVAVHAEFRNPVSIDRARDVIAKFPGVRLVDEPASGKYPVPLATSGTDDCQVGRIRLDAALDNGLALWVCGDQLLKGAALNAVQIAELLV, from the coding sequence ATGGGCAAGCATTTCACAGTCGCAATTGCCGGCGCAACGGGCGCCGTCGGAATCGAGCTTCTGCGGTTATTGGAACAGCGGGCGTTTCCGGTTCGCGACCTGAAACTTCTCGCCTCTCCCAAATCGGCGGGTAAACGTCTGCGTTTTCGAGGGGAGGAACTGCCGGTGGAAACGTTGTCGGAAGGGTCGTTCAACAATGTCGATTTTGCACTCTTCAGCGCCGGCGCGTCCACGTCGAAGACTTTTGCGCCGGCCGCCGTGCAGGCGGGCGCCACGGTCATCGATAATTCCTCGGCGTTCCGGATGGAACCGGCGGTGCCCCTGGTGGTCCCGGAAATCAATGCTGACGACGCCCGGTATCACGCGGGAATCATCGCTAACCCGAACTGCACGACCATCATCAGCCTGATGGCTTTGTGCCCGCTGCACCGTGCATTTGGTTTGAACCGCGTCGTCGCGGCGAGTTATCAGGCCGTTTCGGGGGCGGGCGCAAAAGGGATCATCGAACTGAAATCCCAGGTGGAAGCGGACGCCGCGCAGGCCCCTGCCGCCGCCGTCTTTCCGCACCCGATCGCCTTCAACGTCATTCCTCAGGTGGACGCGTTTTTAGCGGACGGATACACGAAGGAGGAACACAAATTTGTTAATGAGAGCCGCAAGATCCTGCACCTGCCGGACTTGCGTGCTTCCATCACTTGCGTGCGCGTACCGGTTTACCGGTCGCATGCCGTTGCCGTGCACGCCGAATTCCGAAACCCCGTTTCGATCGATCGGGCGAGGGACGTCATCGCCAAGTTTCCCGGTGTCCGGCTGGTGGACGAACCGGCTTCGGGCAAATACCCGGTGCCATTGGCCACTTCCGGAACTGACGATTGCCAGGTTGGCCGTATCCGGCTCGATGCCGCACTGGACAACGGGTTGGCATTGTGGGTCTGCGGCGACCAGTTGCTCAAAGGCGCCGCTTTAAACGCGGTCCAGATTGCCGAACTTCTCGTTTGA